In one Neobacillus sp. CF12 genomic region, the following are encoded:
- a CDS encoding ATP-binding protein yields the protein MEIIYISSLKEVIGNLEGKERSNFTPKAEGIDVHTNNFIDFNQIIGHSETKRALEVAAAGGHHVLMTGPPGCGKSMLAESFPSIMPPLSKEGQLETIALHQLCGSNYPIAKTPPFRNPHHSASGISIIGGGTYPNPGEISLAHRGVLFLDEVAEFPKKTLDMLRQPFENGKITISRTHATLTYPASFVLIAAMNPCPCGYAGSNTHYCTCTPRQTLSYQNKISGPLRDRFDIHLRIKTVDLESSPKKVEITSSIAQSRVEAARDRQYERYGKELCNSRVSYDELQKKSPLTPEQQRTIQQHAAKKNWSNRTQIKVIRLARTISDLEGDHTITDASICEAINLH from the coding sequence TTGGAAATTATCTATATCTCCTCATTAAAAGAGGTGATTGGGAACTTAGAAGGCAAGGAAAGGTCCAATTTCACTCCAAAAGCAGAAGGTATTGATGTTCATACGAATAACTTTATAGACTTTAATCAGATAATCGGCCACAGTGAAACGAAAAGAGCATTAGAAGTGGCTGCTGCTGGTGGACATCATGTATTGATGACTGGACCGCCAGGGTGCGGGAAGAGTATGCTGGCAGAAAGCTTTCCATCCATTATGCCCCCATTATCAAAGGAAGGCCAACTCGAAACAATCGCTCTACACCAATTATGCGGGAGCAACTATCCTATTGCAAAAACTCCTCCATTTCGAAATCCGCATCATTCTGCATCAGGAATTTCAATCATTGGCGGTGGGACTTATCCAAATCCTGGTGAGATCTCCTTAGCACATCGTGGTGTCTTATTCTTGGATGAAGTTGCAGAATTTCCGAAAAAGACACTTGATATGCTGCGACAGCCATTTGAAAATGGCAAAATCACCATCAGTCGTACGCATGCAACACTTACCTATCCTGCGTCCTTTGTCTTAATCGCTGCCATGAATCCATGTCCATGCGGGTATGCTGGTTCCAATACGCATTATTGTACATGCACACCAAGGCAGACCCTCTCTTATCAAAATAAAATTTCCGGTCCTCTTCGTGACAGATTTGATATTCATCTTAGAATAAAAACTGTTGATCTAGAAAGCAGCCCTAAAAAGGTAGAGATTACATCGAGTATAGCCCAAAGCAGAGTCGAGGCTGCCAGAGATAGGCAATATGAGCGGTATGGAAAAGAACTCTGCAATAGTAGAGTCAGCTATGATGAACTGCAAAAAAAAAGCCCGTTAACACCGGAACAGCAAAGAACCATTCAACAACATGCAGCTAAAAAAAACTGGAGCAACCGGACCCAAATAAAAGTGATTCGCCTAGCACGAACCATTTCCGACCTAGAAGGAGATCATACTATAACTGATGCTAGTATCTGCGAAGCTATAAATCTACATTGA
- a CDS encoding helix-turn-helix domain-containing protein → MYLGKLEHGKVIRRLRMERNLTIEEVAELTGKDPKFIRELEDEITQI, encoded by the coding sequence ATGTATTTAGGGAAATTAGAACATGGCAAAGTAATACGCAGATTAAGAATGGAAAGAAACCTTACAATTGAAGAAGTTGCTGAACTTACTGGTAAAGATCCCAAATTTATCCGCGAACTGGAAGACGAGATTACCCAGATATAG
- a CDS encoding DUF6376 family protein has translation MKKLLIVLSASMLLLLGGCSFLNDAQDTISYVNEATDYLATATDFANDAPALAQQAIGDIQAAEDLQTLLQEMQQTAEAFSEIQAPDIAADLHQQIVEQNSVIVAEIETYLNNFKDGLLDPAILENTELFQSVQDITSIIDQIKQLGGE, from the coding sequence TTGAAAAAATTATTGATTGTTTTATCCGCCAGTATGTTATTGCTGCTTGGAGGTTGTTCTTTCCTGAATGATGCCCAGGACACGATATCTTATGTTAATGAAGCAACGGATTATTTGGCGACTGCCACTGATTTTGCTAATGATGCTCCTGCTCTTGCGCAACAGGCGATTGGGGACATTCAGGCTGCTGAGGACCTTCAAACCCTGCTTCAAGAAATGCAGCAAACTGCCGAGGCTTTCAGTGAAATCCAAGCGCCGGATATCGCAGCTGACCTTCACCAGCAAATCGTTGAACAAAACAGTGTCATTGTAGCTGAAATTGAAACATATTTGAACAATTTCAAAGATGGCCTGCTCGACCCCGCTATACTTGAAAATACTGAACTGTTTCAGTCTGTTCAAGACATAACCAGCATTATTGACCAGATAAAGCAACTTGGTGGTGAATAG
- a CDS encoding DUF3221 domain-containing protein, with protein MKKLLIFTLILTFITLTGCNIKGEYDIKGTVIEVDKAGSILVEDEKLGLIWLSLPEATDLTTLEKGQKVTVWTDGKIRESYPLQGTALDIEVIK; from the coding sequence ATGAAAAAACTCCTAATCTTTACGCTAATTTTAACTTTCATCACCCTAACAGGCTGCAACATAAAAGGTGAATATGATATTAAAGGAACAGTTATCGAGGTAGACAAAGCAGGAAGTATTTTAGTAGAGGATGAGAAATTAGGTCTAATCTGGCTCTCGCTTCCTGAAGCTACCGACCTCACAACCCTTGAAAAAGGTCAAAAAGTTACTGTTTGGACTGACGGGAAAATTAGAGAATCCTATCCATTACAAGGTACTGCTTTAGATATTGAAGTTATAAAATAG
- a CDS encoding magnesium chelatase domain-containing protein: MCAKVTSIGLKGMEGYRLNVEVKTFVGNDSIRIVGLPDAAVKESKERIFAALRSLGYTVNGQKIIINLSPSEQKKSGPMFDLPMAIGVLLSLNELIVSIPENTGFIGVLSLDGGIVPVGGMLPAVLAAKRIGINRLYMPYDENL, encoded by the coding sequence ATGTGTGCAAAAGTAACGAGTATTGGATTAAAAGGGATGGAAGGATATCGTTTAAATGTTGAAGTGAAAACGTTTGTTGGCAATGATTCTATACGAATTGTGGGTCTTCCTGATGCTGCAGTAAAAGAGTCCAAAGAACGAATTTTTGCAGCATTGAGGTCATTAGGATATACAGTAAATGGGCAAAAAATTATTATTAACCTTTCACCCTCTGAACAAAAGAAAAGTGGGCCAATGTTTGATCTCCCTATGGCGATTGGTGTGCTATTAAGCCTAAATGAGTTGATCGTATCGATACCGGAAAACACTGGATTCATAGGTGTGCTATCCTTGGACGGGGGAATTGTCCCAGTTGGAGGGATGCTCCCTGCTGTTTTAGCAGCAAAAAGGATAGGTATTAATAGGCTTTATATGCCCTATGATGAAAATCTTTAA
- a CDS encoding ATP-binding cassette domain-containing protein — protein sequence MLPSEQIKTEGLGFSYEDSEIFTNLTFSIEKNQSVLLLGPSGSGKSTLAFCLNKLYPEAVDGVLKGSIAFDGKNLEDYKSGELNQKIGIVFQDPESQFCMLTVEEEVAFGLENFHVPRDEMEAKIDRALEWVGLQQLKKTTIHTLSGGQKQKLALACVLSLEPEVIILDEPTANLDPLSSSDLVETIARLKNDRPFTLIVIEHKLDDWVELIDRCLVLDSSGSILFDGPPVQCFGEFAPYLQKEGIWLPKVVEAGLSARNAGLYKGERLPIHHHELLSGLKDSTAFFNKETKAITKRDSILEVIGLNARGYLKNINLSIHRGELVALVGANGSGKTTLSKCLAGLIPLTQGEIQFLGISLSKWKEKDLYKALGYVFQNPEHQFITDSVYEEIAFGLENRPSVTAILEKMGLKNHMGSHPFSLSQGQKRRLSVATMLVHEQDLLILDEPTFGQDANTATEIMTVLDEKNGAVLMITHDMELVDQYADSVHVLDGGELIYSGTPDSLWDHLDIVDRARLKLPFRKQLQNEMVRREVHVTT from the coding sequence ATGTTACCGTCTGAACAGATTAAAACTGAGGGGCTTGGATTCAGCTATGAGGATAGCGAAATTTTCACGAACCTAACCTTTTCGATTGAAAAAAATCAATCTGTTCTACTTTTGGGACCAAGCGGATCGGGAAAAAGTACACTCGCTTTCTGTCTGAACAAGTTATATCCAGAAGCAGTGGATGGAGTTTTAAAGGGAAGTATTGCTTTTGACGGTAAAAACCTGGAGGACTATAAATCGGGTGAACTTAATCAAAAAATAGGGATCGTTTTTCAAGACCCAGAAAGCCAATTCTGCATGCTGACGGTAGAGGAAGAAGTTGCGTTTGGCTTGGAGAATTTTCATGTACCACGGGATGAAATGGAAGCGAAGATTGATAGAGCACTAGAATGGGTGGGCTTGCAACAGTTGAAAAAGACTACCATCCATACATTATCTGGAGGACAAAAACAGAAACTGGCGCTTGCCTGTGTATTGTCGCTTGAGCCGGAGGTCATTATTCTAGATGAGCCGACAGCAAACCTCGACCCGCTATCAAGTTCAGACCTGGTAGAAACGATCGCTCGTTTAAAGAATGACCGCCCGTTTACGCTGATTGTCATTGAACACAAGCTTGATGATTGGGTGGAGTTGATTGACCGCTGTCTGGTTCTAGATTCTAGTGGAAGTATCCTTTTCGATGGTCCTCCTGTGCAATGTTTTGGTGAGTTTGCTCCGTATTTACAAAAGGAAGGCATTTGGCTGCCAAAAGTTGTAGAGGCTGGGCTGTCGGCTAGAAATGCTGGGCTGTATAAAGGGGAGAGACTTCCGATTCATCATCATGAATTACTGTCAGGGCTAAAGGATTCAACTGCTTTTTTTAATAAAGAAACCAAAGCCATTACCAAAAGGGATTCAATTCTCGAAGTCATAGGTCTTAATGCTCGTGGGTACCTAAAAAATATAAATCTTAGTATTCATAGGGGAGAACTAGTAGCACTGGTGGGTGCCAACGGTTCGGGAAAAACAACACTATCCAAATGCTTGGCAGGTCTGATTCCACTAACTCAAGGTGAAATTCAATTTCTCGGCATTTCGCTTTCTAAGTGGAAGGAGAAGGATTTATACAAGGCTCTCGGCTACGTATTTCAAAATCCTGAACACCAATTTATCACGGATAGTGTATATGAGGAAATTGCCTTTGGGTTGGAGAATCGACCGTCGGTAACCGCTATTCTTGAAAAAATGGGGCTGAAAAACCATATGGGCTCCCACCCTTTTTCCCTTAGCCAAGGGCAGAAGCGGCGGTTGAGTGTTGCAACTATGCTCGTTCATGAACAGGACCTACTGATACTTGATGAACCGACATTTGGTCAGGATGCCAACACTGCCACTGAAATCATGACTGTTCTAGATGAAAAGAATGGTGCAGTTCTTATGATTACCCATGATATGGAGCTTGTTGATCAATATGCCGATAGTGTTCATGTGTTAGATGGGGGAGAGTTAATTTATTCAGGGACGCCTGATAGCTTGTGGGACCATCTAGATATAGTGGACCGGGCAAGGCTAAAATTGCCTTTTAGGAAACAGTTGCAAAATGAAATGGTTAGGAGAGAGGTTCATGTTACTACATGA
- a CDS encoding aminotransferase class V-fold PLP-dependent enzyme: MSKHEFFFKIATTTDEFEQIHRLNYQTFSEEIPQHEKNEEQKLVDPFHAENTYIICVKENEVIGMTAIRDNRPFSLDRKIGPVEQSLSFPVISPCEVRLLSVKKEYRNGRVFLGLAQFLIKYCLKKGYDIAFISGTVRQLKLYGQLGFQPFAQLTGTDEARFQPMYLTKKTFDESIAGRILPAAIPFLPGPVQISDKVMAALGKTPISHRSDQYKEKIEKAKGILAQLVNCKYVHIFLGSGTLANDVIAGQLSLEKGQGLILANGEFGSRLVEQANRFGLKFNVLQKEWGQAFTRAEIVSKLSNETSWIWAVHSETSSGMLNDLEMLKEISKEHQIKLCLDCISSLGAIAVDLDGVFLATGVSGKAIRALTGLSFVFHHHEVQPSLTLPKYLDLGTYVAKESIPFSQSSNLLEALLTALEDINSETFAKVVETHSFLKNQLEHFGFTIISDENSSPIILTIEIPSSISSAVIGEILYNHGYQLHYESDYLQRRNWIQIACIDQYATVDLEKMANLLNRVITYEQKASQHALVNGQ, encoded by the coding sequence ATGAGTAAGCACGAGTTCTTTTTCAAAATTGCTACCACAACAGATGAATTTGAACAAATTCATCGCTTAAACTATCAAACCTTTTCAGAGGAAATTCCACAACATGAAAAAAATGAGGAACAAAAACTAGTGGACCCCTTCCATGCTGAAAATACATATATTATATGTGTGAAAGAAAATGAGGTTATCGGTATGACTGCGATCCGTGATAACCGCCCATTTTCACTCGATCGAAAAATAGGACCAGTAGAACAATCACTCTCTTTTCCTGTCATCTCACCATGTGAAGTGAGACTATTATCTGTCAAAAAGGAATATCGAAATGGACGAGTTTTTTTAGGACTTGCGCAGTTTCTTATTAAATATTGCTTAAAAAAAGGATATGATATAGCATTCATATCTGGTACAGTACGCCAATTAAAACTATATGGTCAGTTAGGATTTCAACCTTTTGCTCAATTAACTGGGACAGATGAGGCACGTTTTCAGCCTATGTATTTGACTAAAAAGACCTTTGACGAATCGATAGCGGGCAGAATTCTCCCGGCTGCCATACCATTTTTACCAGGTCCTGTTCAAATTTCTGATAAAGTCATGGCTGCCTTAGGCAAGACCCCTATTTCTCATCGGTCTGACCAATATAAAGAAAAAATAGAGAAAGCTAAGGGGATTCTAGCCCAATTGGTGAATTGTAAATATGTTCATATTTTCCTAGGGTCTGGAACACTCGCCAACGATGTCATTGCGGGCCAACTTTCCTTGGAAAAAGGTCAGGGGCTTATTTTAGCCAATGGTGAATTTGGCAGCCGCTTAGTGGAACAGGCTAATAGATTCGGGCTTAAATTCAATGTACTTCAGAAGGAATGGGGACAGGCTTTCACACGTGCTGAAATTGTCTCTAAATTGTCCAATGAAACGAGTTGGATTTGGGCTGTTCACAGTGAAACCTCATCCGGAATGCTCAATGATCTTGAAATGTTGAAGGAGATTTCGAAGGAACATCAAATTAAACTCTGTCTTGATTGTATTAGTTCTCTAGGGGCAATAGCAGTAGATTTAGATGGAGTATTTTTGGCAACTGGTGTTAGTGGCAAAGCCATTCGTGCTCTCACAGGGCTTTCGTTTGTTTTCCACCACCACGAGGTACAGCCGTCCCTAACACTTCCAAAATATCTTGATTTAGGAACTTATGTGGCAAAGGAAAGCATTCCCTTTTCCCAGTCATCCAATCTATTAGAAGCTCTTCTAACAGCATTAGAGGATATTAATTCAGAGACCTTTGCAAAAGTGGTGGAAACACACTCTTTCTTAAAAAATCAACTCGAACATTTTGGCTTTACCATCATCAGTGATGAGAATAGTTCACCGATTATACTCACGATTGAAATACCTAGTTCCATATCTTCAGCAGTAATTGGAGAGATACTTTACAATCACGGTTATCAACTACACTATGAAAGCGACTATCTCCAGAGAAGAAACTGGATTCAAATTGCCTGCATCGACCAGTATGCAACAGTTGACCTAGAAAAAATGGCCAACCTCTTAAACAGAGTAATAACCTATGAACAAAAAGCCAGTCAACACGCACTTGTAAACGGTCAATAA
- a CDS encoding ECF transporter S component — translation MLAKWKLREVIVLSVLAVVFAVVYLLFLQLGNVLFGLFGLIGYDIIFGIWFIVSIIAAYIIRKPGAAFLSETVAATVEVMLGNAVGPQLIISGMIQGLGAEAVFAATRWKNYSTWVLMAAGMGSSVFSFAWGFYVSGFAALSPGYVTAMFFVRLVSGALLAGLLGKYLSEGLAKTGALNSFPLGKEHKRNVTV, via the coding sequence ATGCTCGCAAAATGGAAGCTCCGTGAGGTTATTGTTTTATCCGTACTAGCAGTTGTTTTTGCTGTCGTCTATCTGTTATTTCTCCAACTTGGGAATGTTCTGTTCGGACTATTTGGTTTGATTGGCTATGATATTATCTTCGGAATTTGGTTTATTGTTTCGATTATTGCTGCTTATATTATCCGCAAGCCAGGAGCTGCTTTTCTCTCAGAAACAGTCGCTGCGACGGTGGAGGTTATGCTCGGAAATGCGGTAGGACCGCAATTGATCATCTCCGGTATGATTCAAGGTTTAGGTGCGGAAGCTGTCTTTGCCGCAACAAGATGGAAGAATTATTCGACTTGGGTATTGATGGCAGCAGGAATGGGTTCATCCGTATTTAGCTTTGCTTGGGGCTTTTATGTCTCAGGATTTGCCGCTCTGTCGCCAGGTTATGTGACTGCGATGTTCTTTGTCCGCCTTGTGAGCGGAGCATTGCTCGCTGGTTTACTTGGTAAGTATTTAAGTGAAGGCCTTGCAAAAACAGGAGCCTTAAACAGTTTTCCATTAGGAAAGGAACACAAACGCAATGTTACCGTCTGA
- a CDS encoding energy-coupling factor transporter transmembrane component T — MLLHEVNPSIKAFAVVISILILSLFFDPITPLVTILWSVMVTFIFGRVSFKKWLLLFAPFLFIAFIYVWSTMLFPRLQAGDSVLWQWGFLTMTAEGFQRGVSLGLRVLSFATLSIMFTLTTKPTDFLLSLMQQCKLPPKLAYGIMAGYRFLPLIKEEFQTLQSAHRIRGVARARTIPEKVKQLKRYVIPLLAGAIRKAERTALAMESKGFTGEKNRIFFREIPVSRMDWFFFILMIGAVLISVSISWKLGYLQFYNGEL, encoded by the coding sequence ATGTTACTACATGAGGTGAATCCGAGTATAAAAGCATTTGCGGTCGTCATTTCTATCCTAATTTTATCGCTGTTTTTTGATCCGATTACACCGCTTGTGACCATCCTTTGGTCGGTAATGGTGACATTTATATTCGGACGCGTTTCTTTTAAAAAATGGCTGCTGTTATTTGCTCCGTTTTTATTTATCGCGTTCATTTATGTTTGGTCAACGATGTTGTTTCCGCGGCTGCAAGCAGGGGATTCCGTCCTTTGGCAGTGGGGATTTTTGACAATGACAGCAGAAGGATTTCAAAGAGGCGTTTCGCTGGGGTTAAGGGTATTAAGCTTTGCTACGTTATCGATTATGTTTACGCTAACGACAAAGCCAACAGACTTTCTCCTAAGCTTAATGCAGCAATGTAAGCTGCCGCCAAAGCTTGCTTACGGAATCATGGCGGGATATCGTTTCTTGCCGTTAATCAAGGAGGAGTTTCAGACCCTGCAAAGTGCGCATCGAATAAGAGGAGTAGCACGGGCACGAACGATACCTGAAAAAGTAAAGCAGTTGAAACGGTACGTGATTCCACTTCTTGCTGGAGCAATTCGCAAAGCCGAGCGGACAGCACTCGCGATGGAATCAAAAGGATTCACTGGAGAAAAAAATCGGATTTTTTTTCGAGAGATTCCTGTGTCGCGTATGGATTGGTTCTTTTTCATTCTCATGATTGGTGCCGTCCTGATCAGCGTCAGCATTTCTTGGAAACTGGGATACTTACAATTTTATAATGGTGAGCTTTAA
- a CDS encoding YkoF family thiamine/hydroxymethylpyrimidine-binding protein: MSNFCGTSEITGARFSIYPMSDRFVEIILSALEEVDTSKVWMESDDVSTCVRGRSEHVFDVVKAIFLESSKNGDHVVLQATFSNGCPGDSAGDVYLSENSDRLNEEKSLQIQQEVAVQFALYPMGIPTYMNVIVDQCKLAQEQGTFTKGVHYASRLDGDANKVFKTLEDAFQGAHDSDSTHIVMTVAMSANSPSKKGDK; encoded by the coding sequence ATGTCAAATTTTTGTGGAACGAGTGAAATAACAGGGGCGCGTTTTTCGATTTATCCGATGTCTGATCGGTTTGTAGAGATTATTCTATCAGCTTTAGAAGAAGTGGATACTTCAAAGGTTTGGATGGAATCGGACGATGTAAGCACATGTGTTAGAGGAAGATCGGAGCATGTTTTTGACGTTGTCAAAGCAATTTTCCTAGAGTCATCCAAAAACGGTGATCATGTCGTGCTCCAAGCAACATTTTCAAATGGCTGTCCGGGAGATTCTGCCGGTGATGTTTATCTTTCAGAAAACTCGGATCGACTAAATGAGGAAAAATCGCTGCAGATCCAGCAAGAGGTTGCTGTTCAATTTGCGCTATACCCAATGGGTATTCCAACCTATATGAATGTAATTGTGGACCAGTGTAAACTTGCTCAAGAGCAGGGTACTTTTACAAAAGGTGTTCACTATGCGTCAAGGCTTGATGGTGATGCAAATAAGGTTTTTAAAACGTTAGAGGATGCTTTCCAAGGCGCGCACGATAGCGATTCTACTCATATCGTTATGACGGTTGCGATGTCTGCGAACAGCCCTTCAAAAAAGGGGGATAAATAA
- a CDS encoding molybdopterin oxidoreductase family protein: protein MRSNGVFKSVCPLDCPDQCGLLLHKEDGKVVKVEGDPEHPVTKGNICNKVRNMAERINDENRLKYPMKRVGAKGEGKFERISWDEAIETITSKWKTLIQTEGPESILPYSFYGNMGLLNAEGMDRRFFHRMGASQLERSICNSAGSAGYRYTMGGSYGIDPEDTIHSKLIIFWGINTVSTNMHQVALAQKARKQNGAKIVVIDVHKNQTGRLADWFIPILPGTDSALALGIMHILFAENMVDGGFLQQYTVGFEELREHVIQYAPSTVSNITGVPVDDIYKLARMYGNTSPSFIRIGNGPQHHDNGGMFVRTISCLPALTGQWIIKGGGAIKGNSGYLTVDTTKLQRPRLLKNKQTRVVNMNRLGEALLSLEPPVKSLYVYSCNPAVVAPEGQKVRKGLEREDLFVVVHDLFLTETAKYADIVLPATSSFENTDLYTSYWHHYLQIQQPVIEPYEESKSNVSVFRLLAKGMGYEDSAFEETEAEMIAEALAVRGNPCLDGIDYKNLVEKHYVKAKVKPLFPGKLRTPSGKIELYSKRMEANGYPPLPTYIPIVKDGDHPYHFIPAPNHNFLNSTFSNNQKHITLEKEPRLHMNIEDAAVAGIEDGEYVRVWNQRGECQLKVAVGENVLPGVVVTQGLWADLEGTKQLVNTLTPDRIADMGGGATFFSGRVSVEKLVTGTTRGHFPPRVDTSS from the coding sequence ATGAGGTCGAATGGTGTTTTTAAGTCTGTTTGCCCGCTTGATTGTCCAGATCAGTGTGGATTGCTTTTACATAAAGAAGATGGAAAAGTGGTTAAAGTGGAAGGTGATCCGGAGCATCCAGTGACGAAGGGAAATATTTGCAATAAAGTCCGGAATATGGCGGAACGGATTAATGATGAAAACCGCTTAAAATACCCTATGAAACGCGTTGGAGCTAAGGGTGAAGGAAAATTCGAACGTATCAGCTGGGACGAAGCCATCGAGACGATAACTTCAAAATGGAAAACACTTATTCAAACAGAAGGTCCAGAAAGTATCCTGCCTTATAGTTTTTACGGAAACATGGGCTTGTTGAATGCAGAGGGTATGGACCGCCGTTTCTTCCACCGCATGGGAGCATCACAGCTTGAGCGAAGTATTTGTAACTCTGCTGGTTCTGCTGGGTACAGATATACCATGGGTGGCAGCTATGGAATCGATCCAGAAGATACGATACATTCCAAATTGATTATTTTTTGGGGTATTAACACGGTGAGTACCAATATGCACCAAGTAGCATTGGCACAAAAAGCGCGTAAACAAAACGGTGCCAAAATTGTGGTTATTGACGTTCATAAAAATCAAACTGGGAGATTAGCAGATTGGTTTATTCCGATATTACCAGGGACAGATAGTGCACTTGCACTTGGAATTATGCATATTTTATTTGCTGAGAACATGGTAGACGGCGGCTTCCTGCAACAATATACAGTTGGCTTTGAAGAACTGCGTGAGCATGTTATTCAATACGCCCCCTCTACTGTTTCCAATATAACCGGGGTTCCGGTTGATGATATTTATAAACTTGCCAGAATGTATGGAAATACCTCACCATCTTTTATTCGAATCGGAAACGGACCGCAACACCATGACAACGGCGGTATGTTCGTCCGGACTATTTCCTGTTTACCTGCCTTAACTGGTCAATGGATTATCAAAGGCGGCGGTGCCATAAAAGGCAATTCAGGGTATCTTACAGTTGACACCACAAAACTACAACGGCCAAGATTATTGAAAAATAAACAGACAAGAGTAGTTAACATGAACAGGTTAGGCGAGGCTTTGCTTTCGTTAGAACCACCTGTAAAATCGTTGTATGTTTACAGCTGTAATCCTGCGGTCGTTGCTCCAGAAGGGCAGAAGGTTCGGAAAGGTCTTGAGCGTGAGGATTTATTCGTTGTCGTTCACGATTTATTTTTGACTGAAACAGCAAAATACGCTGATATCGTCTTACCTGCTACATCATCCTTTGAGAATACAGATCTTTACACATCTTATTGGCATCATTATCTTCAAATTCAACAGCCAGTTATCGAGCCATATGAAGAGTCAAAATCCAATGTCTCCGTTTTCCGCTTACTGGCAAAAGGAATGGGATATGAAGACTCTGCATTTGAGGAGACAGAAGCTGAAATGATTGCCGAAGCACTAGCGGTACGTGGAAATCCCTGCTTGGATGGAATTGATTATAAAAATTTGGTAGAGAAGCATTATGTAAAAGCAAAGGTAAAACCATTGTTCCCAGGTAAGCTGCGGACACCAAGCGGGAAAATTGAATTGTATTCCAAGCGGATGGAAGCGAATGGATATCCACCATTGCCAACGTATATACCAATCGTAAAGGATGGAGACCATCCTTATCACTTTATTCCGGCACCAAATCATAATTTTTTAAACTCCACTTTTTCAAATAACCAAAAGCACATTACCCTGGAAAAAGAACCTCGGTTGCACATGAACATAGAGGATGCTGCAGTTGCTGGTATTGAGGACGGGGAATATGTGCGTGTCTGGAATCAACGCGGGGAATGTCAGCTAAAAGTCGCTGTCGGCGAAAACGTCCTCCCAGGAGTAGTCGTCACCCAAGGACTCTGGGCAGACTTAGAAGGAACTAAGCAACTCGTAAACACACTAAC
- a CDS encoding transposase, with the protein MGRKRRAWFQGAKYHITSRGNRKSTLFYEDEDRMKYLSLLNETMERYSFTLHAYCLMTNHTHLQIETSDTSPTIIMSTLNTKYAKYFNKKYDYTGHVFEKRYGAELLDSLDYEFDVSKYIHLNPLKAGLVDELADYPWSSYNAYVNGEVTQLVDTKHLLSYFPFPASKHYEEYIKTPLMDLFLLDNGKLLMIPRKEVNPCVQK; encoded by the coding sequence ATGGGTCGAAAACGCCGTGCTTGGTTTCAAGGTGCAAAATATCATATTACGAGTAGAGGTAATCGGAAATCTACGCTTTTTTATGAAGATGAGGACCGAATGAAGTATCTCAGTCTATTAAATGAAACAATGGAACGCTACTCTTTTACGCTTCATGCGTACTGTTTAATGACCAATCACACTCACCTCCAAATCGAAACCTCAGACACTTCTCCAACCATAATCATGAGCACCCTCAACACAAAATACGCAAAATATTTTAATAAAAAGTATGACTATACAGGTCATGTGTTTGAGAAACGCTATGGTGCCGAATTACTAGATTCCCTTGATTATGAATTCGATGTCAGCAAGTATATCCATCTCAATCCACTTAAAGCAGGACTAGTCGATGAGTTAGCGGATTACCCATGGAGCAGTTACAACGCTTATGTGAATGGGGAAGTAACCCAACTTGTTGACACCAAACATCTACTTTCCTATTTTCCCTTCCCGGCCTCCAAGCATTATGAGGAATATATAAAAACACCACTAATGGATCTATTTTTACTAGACAATGGTAAATTGTTGATGATTCCTAGAAAAGAGGTAAATCCATGTGTGCAAAAGTAA